The Pseudomonas bijieensis DNA window GACATCGGCGGCGTCTGTGGTGTGGACGAACGCGGAGCTGGACACGCTGATGGAACGGGTGCTCGCACCCGCCAACCTCAGACGTGCGTATCAACGCGTGGTCAGTAACAAGGGCGCGCCGGGTGCCGATGGCATGACGGTCGCCGAATTGGCAGGCTACGTGAAACAGTATTGGCCGATCCTCAAAGCCCGACTGCTGGCCGGTGAGTACCAGCCGCAAGGTGTGCGCGCCGTTGACATCCCCAAACCCAAAGGTGGAACTCGGCAGTTGAGTATTCCCAACGTCGTGGATCGTCTGATCCAACAAGCCTTGCTGCAACAGCTCACGCCGATTTTCGACCCCCTGTTTTCGGACTACAGCTACGGTTTTCGTCCGGGCAGAAGCGCTCATCAAGCCATCGAAACAGCCCGTGCCCACGTGGCGGCGGGTCAGCGTTGGTGCGTGGAACTTGATCTTGAGAAGTTCTTTGATCGTGTTAACCACGACGTTCTGATGGCCCATATAGAGCGCCAAGTCGAAGACAAGCGAGTGCTCAGGCTAATCCGCCGTTACCTCGAAGCCGGGATCATGTCGGGTGGCATCGCCAGCCGACGGCAGGAAGGGACTCCGCAAGGCGGCCCGCTCTCGCCGTTGCTGTCGAACATCCTGCTTAATGAACTCGACCGCGAGCTGGAACGGCGGGGCCATCGCTTCGTGCGCTATGCAGACGATGCGAACATTTATGTACGCAGTCATCGTGCAGGCGAACGGGTCATGACCAGTGTTGAGCGTTTCCTGAATCAGCGTCTTAAACTGACGGTGAACCGGGAAAAGAGCCGTGGCACGGCCTTGGACCTGTGATTACTTGGGCTATGGGATGAGCTGGCACAAACAGCCGAAGCTGAAAGTGGCAACGATGAGTCTGGGTCGCTTGCGCGACCGACTCAGAGAGCTGCTGCGCGGAGTACGGGGTCACAAGATGGCGAACGTCATCGAGCGGATAAACCCCGTAGTGCGAGGTTGGGCTGGCTACTTCAAGCTCAGTCAGAGCAAACGACCACTTGAGGAGTTGGATGGTTGGGTGAGACGCAAACTTCGTTGTGTCATCTGGCGGCAATGGAAGCAGCCCTCTACGAGGGCGCGCAACCTGATGCGCCTGGGGCTCGACGAAGGACGCGCCTGTAAATCAGCGTTCAATGGCCGAGGCCCGTGGTGGAACTCCGGAGCGCCACATGTGAATCAGGCGCTACCGAAGAAGCTGTGGAATCGACTCGGACTGGTCTCGATACTGGATACGATAAACTGGCTTAACCGCATAGCCTGAACCGCCGTATACGGAACCGTATGTACGGTGGTGTGAGAGGACGGCGGATGTAAATCCGTCTCCTACTCGATCCTTGGATTTATCTCAGGCTTGAAGTTGCACCCATCTGTCTCTGTGGGAGCAAAGCTTGCTCGCGATCGCAGTGGGTCAGCTTGCCAGGATGCTGACGCTGCCCTCGCAATCGCGAGCAAGCTTTGCTCCCACAGGGTTTGTCCGGGGGCTTTCAGGCATTGACCGGATGAGTGACGGCCACACGCTCAGATGTAGAGGCCGGTCGGTACAGGATGTAGTAGTAACACCCCAGGCAAATCAGCCAACAGAACACCGCAGTCCACACGTTGTGGGAAAAGAAATGCGCCCCTTGCATCATCCGACCCAGGGAAAACACCGTTCCCAGCGTGAAGGCGAGTACCAGGGCCCGGCGGGCCAGGCGCGGGCGGCGGTCGCGCAGCACGAAAAACAGCGCAAACAAGGTGAACCCGGTGGCGGCATGACCGCCGGGCCAGCATCGGCCGGGTTTGTCCGTGGCCGGGCGTGGGCTTAGCAGCTCACTGTAGGTTTCCTTGCCTCCGAACTCCTTCAAACTCCAGGGGCATTGCACCGCCGTCACCGCTTTCATCGGTGTGACGAAGGACGTCGCCAGGGCCAGGGACAGCACCAGGCAACCCAGTTCGCGTTTGAATGGCTTGAGCCGAGCGATGAAAAACGTACCGATGAACCCGAGGATCGCCACCATGGAGAATGCGATAACCACCTCTTTGGCTCGGTCGTGCAGGATGTCCTCCAGAAAATAACTGTGCCGACCGATAAATCCACCCGCCATCGGGTCGTAAAACAGTTTGGCCAGGTCCATGTCCAACGTGGTCAGTTCCAGCAACACCAGAATCGCTGCGACAACGGCTGGCAGGCCCAGGGCAATCCAGAAATTCAGGGGCCTGGAAGCGGGGCGGATGGCGGTGGAGACCATGGCAGTACCTTTGATGGGAGTTTTCGTAAGCAGCGCGTTGCGCAGTCTGGCCCGCGTGGCGTCGGGACGGTGTGAATGTTGGGTGAAAAACTCGTCAATGCCCACACAATGCTGCCGTGGGCTCACTCGATCTTTGTGGGAGCGGACTTACTCGCTAGCGCCACCTATACAACTCTAGCCGTGAGCCAGACTTGGCCGTAAGCTGCGCGGGCCAAGATGGCCGTTAACTGTGTACGCAGAGGTGCCCATGCGAATTCTACTGGTCGAAGACAACCGCGATATTCTCGCAAACCTGGCCGATTACCTGGGGCTCAAGGGTTATACCGTCGATTGTGCCCAGGACGGTCTGTCGGGCTTGCACCTGGCCGCTACCGAACACTACGACCTGATCGTGCTCGACATCATGCTGCCGGGCATCGACGGCTACACCTTGTGCAAGCGCCTGCGCGAAGACGCCCGGCGCGACACCCCGGTGATCATGCTCACCGCCCGGGATCAGTTGGACGATCGTTTGCAGGGCTTCAAGTCCGGGGCCGATGACTACCTGATCAAACCGTTTGCCCTGTCAGAGCTGGCCGCGCGGATCGAAGCCGTCATGCGTAGAGCCCAAGGCGGTGGCCGCCGTGCCTTGCAGGTTGGCGACCTGAGCTACGACCTTGACACCCTGGAAGTGACCCGCGAAGGCAAGCTGCTCAAGCTCAACCCCGTAGGCCTCAAGCTGCTGGCGGTACTGATGCAGAAAAGCCCCCACGTGCTGCGCCGCGAAATCCTCGAAGAAGCCTTGTGGGGCGATGACTGCCCGGACAGCGACAGCCTGCGCAGCCACGTCCATCAACTGCGCCAGGTGATCGACAAACCGTTCGACAAACCGCTGTTGCACACCGTACACGGCGTCGGCTATCGCTTGGCCGAGGGCCGCGATGGAGTTTAAGCAAAGCCTTGCCCAACGGATCATCATCGCCTTTGCGCTGATGAGCGCGTTGGTGGCTGGCGCTTTCGCCATGGGCATCGTGGCGACAGTCCATCTGGTCGAAGAGAAACTGATTTCTGCCGGGCTTGGCGGCGATCTGCAACGCTTGCTGTTGATGGACAGTGTCTCGGACTGGAACCATCGGCCGGAACCGGACCAACTGTTTTATTTCAGCGGCGGCCCAGGTGATTTCGAGCTGCCCAAGGACCTGCGCCATCTGGAGCGTGGTTTCCACGAGGTGTTTCGCGAACAGTTGTCGTATCACGCCATGGTCGAGATCGTGGACGGTCGGCACTACGTGTTGCTGCAAGACCAGAGCGACTTCGAAGAGCGCGAACGGGTGTTGTTCGCCGTGGTGCTGGTGGGCTTTGTGCTCAGCCTGGCACTAGCGGTATTTCTGGGCTGGGTCCTGGCACGCCGGGTGATGGCGCCGGTGGTTCGCCTGGCCCGGCAAGTGCGTCATCGCGATCAGCTCCTCGGCCTCGCTCCGCCGCTGGCCCCGGATTATGCCGCCGATGAAGTGGGTGAACTGGCCGTGGCGTTCGACGCAACCCTGGGGCGCTTGCGCCAGGCCCTGACTCGCGAACGATTGTTTACCAGCGATGTGAGCCACGAATTGCGCACACCGCTGATGGTCCTGGCGACCTCCTGTGAGTTGCTGCTGGAAAACCCGGCACTGGACCAGCGCGGTCGGACCCAGGTCGAGCGTATCAACAGGGCCAGTGAAGAGATGCGCGAACTGGTGCAGACCTTCCTGATGCTCGCCAGGGCCCAGCGCGAAGACGGCGGGTCGCCTCGGCTGACCCTGGGGCAGGTGGCCGAGAACCTCCTTGGAGTATGGCGCGGGCCCATCGAGTCCAAAGGCCTGACGCTGATTTTCGAGCCCGGGCAAACCGCCGATACCCTGTACAACGCCACGTTCCTGACTGCCGTGATGGGCAATTTGCTACGCAACGCCCTGCACTACACCGATCAGGGGTTCATTCGCCTTTCGCTGAGCGCTACCGGGTTTGTGGTCGAGGACAGCGGTGTGGGCATCCCGGAGGAGAAGCGCGAGGCGATGTTCGAGCCGTTCGTGCGTGGTAATGAAAAGCGCGGCGAGGGATTGGGATTGGGCTTGTCCCTGGTGCAGCGCATTTGCGAGAACCAGGGCTGGACAGTGAGCCTCAGTACGATGGAGCCCAACGGTTGCCACTTCGAGGTGCAATTGAATCCAAAGGGCTAAGCGTATGCCTTGAAAAGTCTTGTAAACATTGGGGCGCTTATGTGACTTTATTTTCACAAAGGCATGACATTCCGATTCATAAGGTGGGGTCGATCAGTCATGGAGACCCCCTTTATGTCCAAACCTATCAAGCTGGACTTTTCCGAAAAATACGACGAGCAGCACGCCCAGCAATATTTTCACAAGCATCGCAGTGGTTTGAGTCGCCGTCTTTCCAACCAGCGAGACCAGCAACTGGCCCGGCGCGCGTTGGCGCTGGTCGGTGACCCCGGCCTGGTGTTGGACCTACCCTGCGGTGCCGGACGCTTCTGGTCCCTGTTGGCCGAAAAACCGAACCGGGTCATCATCGGTGCGGACAACTCCGAGGCCATGCTCAAGACCGCATTGAAGTCTCAACCGGCCGATGTCGTAAAACGGGTACGACCCTTGCACACTTCTGCGTTCGACATCGCCTTGCCTGATAACGCCGTCGACAGCATTTTTTGCATGCGTTTGCTGCATCACATCGGCGAACCCGCGCATCGACTGGCGATTCTGAAGGAATTCGAGCGTGTCAGCCGTGACAGCGTGATCGTTTCATTGTGGGTCGATGGCAATTTCAAGGCCTGGAAACGCAAGCGTCTGGAGCGTACTCGTGGGCAGAAAGACTACCAGAATCGATTTGTGTTACCGACTGATACAGTAGAAGAGGAGTTTCGGCAGGCTGGGTTTCGCATTCAGGAACGACTGGATTTCCTACCGCTCTATGCCATGTGGCGAGTTTATGTATTACGCAAGAGGTAACAGCATGGTTGTGCAGGCAGTAGAGACAACTGGCATTTCCCGCAACAGCTTCGAACACTTCTGGAACCAGCAAGGTGAGTGGGTAGAAGAACCCAATGTACGACGTGGTGGTGAAAGCGGCGTGCAGCGGATCAACAGCAAGGACGGCGAGCTGCTTTATGCCAAGCGTCAGACCGGACACATTTATCGCAGTTGGCTGCATCCGTTCGGTCGACCGACCGTGTTGCGCGAGCAAGACGCACTGCTGGCCTTGACTCGGCTGGATGTCCGCGTTCCCCAGCTCATTTTTTGTGGTGCCCAGCGTGACCCCGTCCACAAGTGGCGTGCGCTGTTGGTGACCCATGCCCTGGAAGGCTTTGAGGAAATCGAGCACTGGTATGCCGAAGGCGGACGTGAGCGCCATGGCGAAGCGGTGCATGATCGAATCCTCCAGGCATTGGCCGAGAATCTGGCGCGCATGCACAAAGGCCGTTGGCAACACGGCTGCCTCTACATCAAGCATGTCTTTGTGCGTGTGACGGGGGAGGGCGAAGCGGCCAAGGTCGAAGTGGCCCTGCTGGACCTGGAGAAGTGTCGCCAGCGCCTGACTACCCGGCGTGCGGCCGCCCATGACATGAAACAGCTGCGGCGCCATTCGTCGTTCAGCGATGCCGATTGGAAAAAACTCGTCTACTTTTATGAGGCGGCGTTTGGCAGCGCTATCAAAGGTTTATAGCGATGAAACTAGAAATTGCTAGAGGTTTGTTTTTAGTCGGAGCCCTGGCAGTTGCATCGATGGCGGTGGCTGTGTGGGAACAGCCACGCTCGCAGATCCTCAGTGCTTCGAATGCTGATGCGCATTGCCCTTTGCCGCGCGTGGCAAAGGCCAGCGAGGCGATCCGACCGGACAATGATCTGCTGCTGTTCATGTTCAGCCTTTCCCAGGGGATGAGGCCGCAAAGTTGAGAGACATGAAGCCAAAATAAAGGCCTCGCTTGTGCGAGGCCTTTATTTTTGGACTTGTACAAGTGTTCAGTCGAACACAACTGCCTCAGGTTTTGTCCGGCTTGGCCAGCAGCGTGTAGACGCAGGGCAACACGAACAGCGTGAACAGGGTGCCAATCGACATCCCGGTAGCGATCACCGTACCGATGTCGAAACGGCTCACAGCCCCGGCGCCCGTGGCGAGGATTAGCGGCACCATGCCGAACACCATTGCCGCAGTGGTCATCAGCACCGGTCGCAGACGAATCGACGCGGCTTGTTCCACGGCTTCGCGCGGCGTCAGGTTCTGCTCCCTGCGCAACTGGTTGGCGAATTCGACAATCAGGATCCCGTGCTTGCTGATCAGGCCAATCAGCGTCACCAGGCCCACCTGGGTGTAGATGTTCATGCTCGACCAGCCGAGGAACAGCGGAATCAAGGCGCCGCAAATCGACAGCGGCACCGTCACCAGGATCACCAGCGGGTCCCGGAAGCTTTCGAACTGCGCGGCCAGCACCAGGAAGATGATTGCCAGGGCCAGGGCAAAGGTCACCCACAACGCGCTGCCCTCCTGTACGAATTGGCGCGAAGCCCCGGCGTAATCGAAGGCGAACCCTACCGGGGCCTCCTCCCGGGCTATCTGGCGGACGGTCTCGATGGCCTCGCCCATGCTCACGATGGGGAAGCCTGAAATCGTCACCGCATTGAGTTGCTGGAACTGGTTCAGTTGTCGCGGTCGCGCCCGGTCGCTGACCTTGATCAGGGTCGACAGCGGTAGCGATTCACCCTTGGCATTTTTCACGTAGTAGTTGTTCAACCAATCCGGGTTGTCCCGGAAAGGACGCTCGACCTGGGCAATGACCTTGTAGCTGCGCCCCTCGAGGGTGAAGCGGTTGATCTCGGCTTCACCCAACAGTGTCGCCAGGGTGCCACCCAGGTCCTGCATCGAAACGCCCATCTGGGCAGCCTTGGCGCGATCGATATCCACCACGACTTCTGGCTTGTCGAACGCAAGGTCAATGTCCATGAAGGCGAACTTGCCGGATTCCAATGCACGCTTTTTGACCCGGTCGGCAATCTCCAGCAGCGTCGCGTAGTCCTTCGGCGAGTTGATGACGAACGCGAACGGCAAGCCTTCGCCGGTGCCTGGCAGCGAAGGCAGGTTGAAACCGAAGATCTGCAAGCCAGGCACGCTTTCCAGCTTGGCCTGGACCTCTGGCAGGATTTCCATCTGGGTGCGGCTGCGTTCGTTCCAGGGTTTGAGCAGGAAACCGCCGATACCCGACTGCACGCCGTTGTAGCCATTGATCTGGAACGAGGAGTAGTACTCCGGGAACTCCTTGAAGATGGTAATGAAGTGATCGGTGTATGTGTTCAGGTAGTCGAGGTTGGTTGGCTGCGGGGCGTTGGCCATCATGAAAATGATGCCCTGGTCCTCGTCGGGGGCCAGTTCGGACTTGGTGAACATGATCAGCACCGGAATCAGCAGCAGGACGATCACCGCGAACACCAGCACCACCGGCCGGGTGTTGAGAGTGCCGTGAAGCATGCGCTGGTAACGGCTCTTCAAGCGTTCGAAGACCGTGTCCAGCCGATGAGCCAGGCCCGAGGGGTTCTCGTCGTGGCGCAGGAGCATGGCGCACATCATCGGCGACAGGGTCAGGGCGACGATCCCGGAGATCACCACCGCCCCGGCCAGGGTCAATGCGAACTCCTTGAACAAAGCGCCCGTCAGGCCCTGGAGCAGGCCGATCGGTGCATACACCGCCGCCAGGGTGATGGTCATCGAGACCACCGGCATGGCAATTTCCCGGGCACCTTCTATCGCGGCGTCGAACGGGGTCTTGCCTTCCTCGATGTGCCGGTGAATGTTCTCCACCACCACGATGGCGTCGTCCACCACCAGGCCGATGGCGAGCACCATGGCCAGCAGTGTCAGGAGGTTCATCGAGTAGCCCATCAACTGCATGAAGAACATCACGCCGATCATCGACAGCGGGATGGTCACCACCGGGATGACCACCGAACGCAGGGCCCCGAGGAACAGGAACACCACGACGATGACGATCAGCACCGCCTCGAACAGGGTTTTCACCACTTCGTCGATGGAGGCCTGGATGAACAGGGTGGCGTCGTAGGCGATCTCGGCCTTGAGGTTGGTCGGGAGCTGGGCCTCCATGTCCGGCATGATCTTGCGCACTTCCTTGATCACATCCAGCGGGTTCGCGCCGGGCGTGGCCTTGATCCCGATGTACACCGAAGGCGTGCCACCAAAGGAACTGATGGTGTCGTAGTTCTCGGCGCCCATTTCCACGCGGGCCACGTCTCGCAGCAACACGCGGCTGTCGCCGTCGGTCTTGAGCGGGATCGCGGCGAAGGCCTCGGCGGACTTGAGTTCGGTATTGGCGTTGATGCTGGTGACCACATACTCGCCTTTCACTTCACCGGCAGCGGAGAGGAAATTGTGCTGGCGCACGGCATTGGTCACGTCGGCGGCGGTCAGGCCGAAGCCGGCGAGCTTGACCGGGTCCAGCCACAGGCGCATGGCAAAGACCTGGTTGCCGAGGATCTCCGCTTCGGCCATGCCCGGCAGCGTCGCCAGTTTGGGCTGGACCACCCGTGACAGGTAGTCGGTGATCTGCGGGTTGTTCAGTTCCTTGCTGAAGAAGCTGATGTACATCAGCGCCGAGGCATCGGCGGCCTCGCGGCTGAGAACGGGGTCCTCGGCGTCCTGGGGCAACTGGTTCTTGACCTCGTTGGCCTTGGCCAGCAGTTCGGTAAAGAGCCGGTCGCTGTTGGAGCCGATACGGGCGTAGACCGAAATCACCGAGAAGTTCTGGCGACTGACCGAGGTCATGTAGTCGATGCCCTCGGCGCTGGCCAGGCTCTGCTGCATCGGCTGGGTAATGTAGCCCTGGATGGTTTCGGCGTTGGCCCCGGGGTAGGCGGTGGTCACCGTGATCAGGGCGTTCTCCATTTGCGGATACTGGCGCAAGGGCAACTTGCTCCAGGCCTGGAAGCCCAGCAGCACGATCAACAGGCTGACCACGGTGGCGAGCACCGGACGGCGGATGAATGGATCGGTAAAAGCCATGAGGGTTCCTTGATCAGTCCGCGCGCGGCGGGCTGTTCTGTTCGGTCAGGGTCTTGTCGTCGCTGATGGCGATGGGCGTACCGTTGTCGAGTTTGATCTGGCCGGCGATCACGACTTGTTCGCCACTCTGCACGCCTTTGGAAACCAGCACTTGGCCGTCACGTCGCTCGCCGGTTTCGACGAAGCGCCGTTCGGCGATCAGGACCGGCTGGCCCTTGTCGTCTTTCTCGATATTGCCGTCGGCGGCTTTCTTCTGGCTCACCACGTACATGGAGTTGCCGTAGAGGGTGTAGGTCACGGCGCTTTCCGGCACGACGATTCCGGCGGCCACCTCCGGCAGGATCACCTGCAGGTTGGCGAACATGCCGGGCAGCAGCTTGCCGTCGGGGTTGGCCAGGGTGGCGCGCACCAATACGTTGCGGGTGCTGTCCTCGACCTTGGGGTTGATCGCGCTGATGGTGCCGACGAAGTTCTGCCCGGGATAGGCCGAGACGCTGACGTTGACCGGTTGGGCAACGGCGAGCCTGGGCACGGTTTGCTCAGGGACGTAGAAGTCCACATAAAGGCTGCTGAGGTCTTGCAGGGTGGCGATCACCGTGCCGCTGGCCAGGTAGTCGCCGACGTCCACCTGGCGAATGCCGATGGTGCCGCTGAACGGCGCCAGGATGTGTTTCTTGGCCAGCGAAGCCTTGAGTTGATTGACCGTGGCCTGGTTTTTTTTCAGTTGCGCCGAGAGCCGGTCGAACTCGCCCTTGGAGATCGCCTGGCTGCCCACCAGTTGTCGGCCGCGACCGAAATCCAGTTGCGACAGGCCAAGGTCGGCCTCGGCGGTTTCCAGCAGGGCGCTTTCGACGTCGCTGTCCAGTTGCAGGAGTGGCTGGCCGGCCTTGACCTTCTGCCCGGACTGGAATTGCACCTTCTGCACGGTCCCGGCAGTTTCCAGGCTCAGGTCCACGCCTTGCAGCGCCTTGAGGCTGCCAACGGTGGGCAGGCGAGCCTCCCAGGGTTGCTGGGCGGCCGTGGCTACGGCAACGCTGACCGGTGGTTTGGGGGCAGAAAACATC harbors:
- a CDS encoding sensor histidine kinase; this encodes MEFKQSLAQRIIIAFALMSALVAGAFAMGIVATVHLVEEKLISAGLGGDLQRLLLMDSVSDWNHRPEPDQLFYFSGGPGDFELPKDLRHLERGFHEVFREQLSYHAMVEIVDGRHYVLLQDQSDFEERERVLFAVVLVGFVLSLALAVFLGWVLARRVMAPVVRLARQVRHRDQLLGLAPPLAPDYAADEVGELAVAFDATLGRLRQALTRERLFTSDVSHELRTPLMVLATSCELLLENPALDQRGRTQVERINRASEEMRELVQTFLMLARAQREDGGSPRLTLGQVAENLLGVWRGPIESKGLTLIFEPGQTADTLYNATFLTAVMGNLLRNALHYTDQGFIRLSLSATGFVVEDSGVGIPEEKREAMFEPFVRGNEKRGEGLGLGLSLVQRICENQGWTVSLSTMEPNGCHFEVQLNPKG
- a CDS encoding phosphatase PAP2 family protein, whose amino-acid sequence is MVSTAIRPASRPLNFWIALGLPAVVAAILVLLELTTLDMDLAKLFYDPMAGGFIGRHSYFLEDILHDRAKEVVIAFSMVAILGFIGTFFIARLKPFKRELGCLVLSLALATSFVTPMKAVTAVQCPWSLKEFGGKETYSELLSPRPATDKPGRCWPGGHAATGFTLFALFFVLRDRRPRLARRALVLAFTLGTVFSLGRMMQGAHFFSHNVWTAVFCWLICLGCYYYILYRPASTSERVAVTHPVNA
- a CDS encoding efflux RND transporter periplasmic adaptor subunit, with translation MLRRRMLIMLGVVLLVVLLLAGYKAFSVYQQIQMFSAPKPPVSVAVATAAQQPWEARLPTVGSLKALQGVDLSLETAGTVQKVQFQSGQKVKAGQPLLQLDSDVESALLETAEADLGLSQLDFGRGRQLVGSQAISKGEFDRLSAQLKKNQATVNQLKASLAKKHILAPFSGTIGIRQVDVGDYLASGTVIATLQDLSSLYVDFYVPEQTVPRLAVAQPVNVSVSAYPGQNFVGTISAINPKVEDSTRNVLVRATLANPDGKLLPGMFANLQVILPEVAAGIVVPESAVTYTLYGNSMYVVSQKKAADGNIEKDDKGQPVLIAERRFVETGERRDGQVLVSKGVQSGEQVVIAGQIKLDNGTPIAISDDKTLTEQNSPPRAD
- a CDS encoding multidrug efflux RND transporter permease subunit; this encodes MAFTDPFIRRPVLATVVSLLIVLLGFQAWSKLPLRQYPQMENALITVTTAYPGANAETIQGYITQPMQQSLASAEGIDYMTSVSRQNFSVISVYARIGSNSDRLFTELLAKANEVKNQLPQDAEDPVLSREAADASALMYISFFSKELNNPQITDYLSRVVQPKLATLPGMAEAEILGNQVFAMRLWLDPVKLAGFGLTAADVTNAVRQHNFLSAAGEVKGEYVVTSINANTELKSAEAFAAIPLKTDGDSRVLLRDVARVEMGAENYDTISSFGGTPSVYIGIKATPGANPLDVIKEVRKIMPDMEAQLPTNLKAEIAYDATLFIQASIDEVVKTLFEAVLIVIVVVFLFLGALRSVVIPVVTIPLSMIGVMFFMQLMGYSMNLLTLLAMVLAIGLVVDDAIVVVENIHRHIEEGKTPFDAAIEGAREIAMPVVSMTITLAAVYAPIGLLQGLTGALFKEFALTLAGAVVISGIVALTLSPMMCAMLLRHDENPSGLAHRLDTVFERLKSRYQRMLHGTLNTRPVVLVFAVIVLLLIPVLIMFTKSELAPDEDQGIIFMMANAPQPTNLDYLNTYTDHFITIFKEFPEYYSSFQINGYNGVQSGIGGFLLKPWNERSRTQMEILPEVQAKLESVPGLQIFGFNLPSLPGTGEGLPFAFVINSPKDYATLLEIADRVKKRALESGKFAFMDIDLAFDKPEVVVDIDRAKAAQMGVSMQDLGGTLATLLGEAEINRFTLEGRSYKVIAQVERPFRDNPDWLNNYYVKNAKGESLPLSTLIKVSDRARPRQLNQFQQLNAVTISGFPIVSMGEAIETVRQIAREEAPVGFAFDYAGASRQFVQEGSALWVTFALALAIIFLVLAAQFESFRDPLVILVTVPLSICGALIPLFLGWSSMNIYTQVGLVTLIGLISKHGILIVEFANQLRREQNLTPREAVEQAASIRLRPVLMTTAAMVFGMVPLILATGAGAVSRFDIGTVIATGMSIGTLFTLFVLPCVYTLLAKPDKT
- a CDS encoding lipopolysaccharide kinase InaA family protein; this encodes MVVQAVETTGISRNSFEHFWNQQGEWVEEPNVRRGGESGVQRINSKDGELLYAKRQTGHIYRSWLHPFGRPTVLREQDALLALTRLDVRVPQLIFCGAQRDPVHKWRALLVTHALEGFEEIEHWYAEGGRERHGEAVHDRILQALAENLARMHKGRWQHGCLYIKHVFVRVTGEGEAAKVEVALLDLEKCRQRLTTRRAAAHDMKQLRRHSSFSDADWKKLVYFYEAAFGSAIKGL
- a CDS encoding class I SAM-dependent methyltransferase, whose amino-acid sequence is MSKPIKLDFSEKYDEQHAQQYFHKHRSGLSRRLSNQRDQQLARRALALVGDPGLVLDLPCGAGRFWSLLAEKPNRVIIGADNSEAMLKTALKSQPADVVKRVRPLHTSAFDIALPDNAVDSIFCMRLLHHIGEPAHRLAILKEFERVSRDSVIVSLWVDGNFKAWKRKRLERTRGQKDYQNRFVLPTDTVEEEFRQAGFRIQERLDFLPLYAMWRVYVLRKR
- the colR gene encoding two-component system response regulator ColR — its product is MRILLVEDNRDILANLADYLGLKGYTVDCAQDGLSGLHLAATEHYDLIVLDIMLPGIDGYTLCKRLREDARRDTPVIMLTARDQLDDRLQGFKSGADDYLIKPFALSELAARIEAVMRRAQGGGRRALQVGDLSYDLDTLEVTREGKLLKLNPVGLKLLAVLMQKSPHVLRREILEEALWGDDCPDSDSLRSHVHQLRQVIDKPFDKPLLHTVHGVGYRLAEGRDGV